The following proteins are co-located in the Opitutaceae bacterium genome:
- a CDS encoding TonB-dependent receptor plug domain-containing protein: MKNYPFPIRVAADATGILLIGMMAFLPAMRSQAQAVPDSTTERDQAGPVVSKENSAPSAQDTVVMSPFEVISNERGYYSSTTMSGTRLNSKVEDLAASITVVTKQQMSDFALLDINDVFAYEAGTEGSLTYTDIAANADGVPIDSTQLSPNTANRVRGISSANLSFGNFQTSGRVPVDPIIIEAVEINRGPNSSVFGLGNAGGTVNLQPVSANLTQDKSEAKIRGDSYDGWRTSLDLNRVLSKNRLAVRVSGVYQRDGFERKPSGTDTRRLNGMVKFRPFENTTISGFYSNYHLTGNRPNTTMPLDGISLWESAGRPTWDPVTATVHIDGKSAGTFTPTTLPAYFSTSSSLRTYSTVAVDGSGQVSQWMPMQMTTSTTDPNASKQNVFIVITSPNQLRQTQPLWSSNAQLGDKSIYDWSSINLAAVNQLRQDTNTAMLNIQQIILNTPMQLLAAEGGFYREDSQSYARNIIGGAGSSGRIGYLNMDVNERLPTGQPNPFFLRPYLGISLPQDIDEPLRHETARAQLAYRLDFRREKNLLRWLGLHQLSVYGEYQDRIRRSIGYRDIIADDHSWLLPVPRATVNAAQGGGTDVARNYFRYYVGDKGPHVDYAPGRLSYGTYPHVWGNGVTGVFKTESALLAQGISADRTAGSSNSRQVIKTRGATLQSFFWNDRIVTTVGVRQDTNHNKVGITPKFLADGTLDWDSWNAWGPADWIIKKGTTKTVGVVAKVLPWLNLHANFSDSFEPSATAYDIFLNPLPDPTGRGHDYGVTLKLLDGRLVMRVIKYETKQIDARAGATAAARTRAMDFDFVSSSTNRSNWLNANALRWITAAAAANGQTLTPDQATAQVAALMGFSVEEYNAQKDVPNSSISETADVLAKGREVEINYNPTNYFTVKLNAVKLESINLHLSPAVTEWIEKRMPIWEKIIDPETKTPWYTTSYPGASASARTPSAFLSGTVLTPLGVDKALEGKSRPQVRKYKVNLATSYRMAGLTDHKVLKRVTVGGALRWEDRGSIGFYGVESPPTIVTDLDPTRPIWDKAHLYADAFVSYRTRLFADKVSTTFQLNVRNLQESGRLQAVAAYPDGTPWAFRIVDPRQFILSASFEF; the protein is encoded by the coding sequence ATGAAGAATTATCCGTTTCCAATCCGCGTTGCCGCAGACGCAACCGGGATTCTGCTGATCGGGATGATGGCATTCCTGCCCGCGATGCGAAGCCAGGCTCAAGCCGTTCCGGATTCGACCACGGAGAGGGACCAGGCTGGGCCGGTCGTATCCAAGGAGAACAGCGCCCCGTCAGCTCAGGATACAGTGGTGATGTCACCTTTCGAGGTCATTTCCAATGAGCGCGGATACTATTCGTCGACGACCATGTCGGGAACGCGTTTGAATTCGAAGGTGGAGGATCTGGCTGCGTCGATCACCGTCGTCACCAAGCAGCAGATGTCGGATTTTGCACTCCTGGACATCAATGACGTGTTTGCCTATGAGGCGGGAACGGAGGGATCCCTGACTTACACTGATATTGCCGCGAACGCTGACGGCGTTCCGATCGACAGCACCCAGTTGAGCCCGAACACCGCAAACCGGGTCAGGGGGATCAGTTCTGCAAACCTTTCGTTCGGCAACTTTCAGACCAGCGGACGCGTGCCAGTCGATCCCATCATCATCGAAGCGGTCGAGATCAACCGGGGACCCAACTCGAGCGTCTTTGGGCTGGGCAATGCCGGAGGTACGGTGAATCTCCAGCCTGTCTCGGCCAATCTTACGCAAGACAAGTCGGAAGCGAAGATCCGTGGCGACAGTTATGACGGGTGGCGCACGAGCCTCGATTTGAACCGCGTTCTCAGCAAAAACCGCCTGGCGGTTCGTGTCAGCGGCGTTTATCAGCGCGACGGCTTCGAAAGAAAGCCATCCGGCACCGACACCCGGCGCCTGAATGGGATGGTAAAGTTTCGACCGTTCGAAAACACGACGATCAGCGGGTTCTATTCAAACTATCACCTCACGGGAAATCGTCCGAACACCACGATGCCGCTCGACGGCATCTCCCTGTGGGAGTCGGCTGGCAGACCCACATGGGATCCCGTGACGGCCACTGTCCACATTGATGGAAAATCAGCGGGAACCTTTACACCAACGACCCTTCCCGCCTATTTCTCCACCAGTTCGTCTCTCAGGACCTATTCAACAGTGGCGGTTGATGGAAGCGGCCAGGTGTCGCAGTGGATGCCGATGCAGATGACGACAAGCACGACCGATCCGAACGCGAGCAAGCAGAACGTGTTCATCGTGATAACGTCGCCGAATCAATTGAGGCAGACGCAGCCGCTTTGGTCCAGCAATGCCCAGCTTGGCGACAAGTCGATCTACGATTGGTCATCCATCAACCTGGCCGCCGTGAACCAACTGCGGCAGGACACCAATACGGCCATGTTGAACATCCAGCAGATCATCCTGAATACACCCATGCAGTTGCTGGCGGCCGAGGGAGGCTTTTATCGGGAGGACAGTCAGAGTTACGCTCGCAACATCATTGGAGGCGCCGGTTCGTCCGGGCGCATCGGATACTTGAACATGGACGTCAACGAGCGCCTCCCAACCGGTCAGCCGAATCCATTTTTCCTGCGGCCCTACCTGGGAATAAGCCTGCCACAGGATATTGATGAACCACTTCGGCACGAAACCGCACGCGCGCAGCTGGCTTACCGTCTCGATTTCAGACGCGAAAAGAACCTGCTTCGCTGGCTGGGACTGCACCAGCTTTCAGTCTACGGCGAGTACCAGGACAGGATTAGGCGCAGCATTGGGTACCGTGACATCATCGCTGACGATCATTCATGGCTCCTGCCTGTTCCGCGGGCAACGGTCAATGCGGCACAGGGGGGTGGCACCGACGTCGCAAGAAACTACTTCAGGTACTATGTGGGCGACAAGGGGCCCCATGTGGATTATGCGCCCGGCCGGTTGAGCTATGGCACGTATCCCCATGTCTGGGGCAACGGTGTCACCGGCGTATTCAAGACGGAATCCGCATTGCTCGCGCAGGGAATATCAGCGGACAGAACAGCCGGGAGCAGCAATTCCCGTCAGGTCATCAAGACCCGAGGGGCCACTCTTCAAAGCTTCTTTTGGAATGATCGCATAGTGACGACAGTCGGGGTGCGACAGGACACGAATCACAACAAGGTTGGCATTACCCCAAAGTTTCTGGCTGACGGGACACTCGACTGGGATTCGTGGAATGCCTGGGGCCCTGCCGACTGGATCATCAAGAAAGGCACAACAAAAACCGTGGGAGTTGTGGCCAAGGTCCTTCCCTGGCTCAACCTGCACGCGAATTTTTCTGACAGCTTCGAGCCCAGCGCGACAGCCTACGACATCTTCCTGAATCCGCTGCCGGATCCAACCGGGCGCGGGCACGACTACGGAGTGACGCTGAAGCTCCTGGACGGAAGGCTTGTGATGCGTGTGATCAAGTACGAAACCAAACAGATCGATGCCAGGGCTGGGGCAACGGCGGCAGCCCGTACGCGAGCGATGGACTTCGATTTCGTGAGTTCATCCACCAATCGCAGCAACTGGCTCAATGCGAATGCGCTTCGCTGGATTACCGCGGCTGCTGCGGCGAACGGGCAGACGCTCACACCCGATCAGGCAACCGCCCAAGTCGCTGCATTGATGGGCTTTTCCGTGGAGGAGTACAATGCGCAGAAGGATGTCCCCAACAGCAGCATCTCTGAAACCGCGGACGTTCTGGCGAAAGGCAGGGAGGTTGAGATCAACTACAATCCCACCAACTACTTTACGGTCAAGTTGAACGCGGTGAAACTGGAGTCCATCAATCTGCACCTGTCGCCGGCGGTAACCGAATGGATCGAAAAACGCATGCCCATTTGGGAGAAGATCATCGACCCTGAAACCAAGACACCGTGGTACACCACCAGCTATCCCGGTGCGTCGGCCAGCGCACGCACGCCGTCGGCCTTCCTTTCGGGAACCGTGTTGACTCCTCTCGGCGTCGACAAGGCGCTGGAAGGCAAGAGCCGCCCCCAGGTTCGCAAGTACAAGGTGAACCTGGCCACAAGCTACCGTATGGCGGGCCTGACGGATCACAAGGTTCTCAAGCGCGTAACTGTTGGCGGTGCACTGCGCTGGGAGGATCGCGGCTCAATCGGTTTCTATGGAGTCGAAAGTCCGCCCACGATTGTGACTGACCTTGATCCGACCCGGCCGATCTGGGACAAGGCCCATCTCTACGCTGACGCCTTTGTTTCGTATCGTACCCGTTTGTTCGCCGACAAGGTCAGCACGACCTTTCAGTTGAATGTGCGAAATCTCCAGGAAAGTGGACGGCTGCAGGCCGTGGCAGCGTATCCGGATGGAACTCCCTGGGCGTTTCGGATAGTCGATCCACGTCAATTCATTCTTAGCGCGTCGTTTGAATTCTGA
- a CDS encoding family 20 glycosylhydrolase has product MLLLPIRLKSGSVLIGCLIWFFACRCPGAAESFGPVFPVPQEVVPGVGSFRLDETVTLAVPVNARAHDLFLARSLAANLAQWRGIAVRTVVTDQLPDSRVIVMGGRENPLVKQAEDRFGLMKGSRPPGEGYILAVLPEAIVVDGTDDAGAFHGLQSLRQLLNHAEPSLELPAIRIRDWPYKPIRGVKLYLPGRENIAFFKRFVADFMALYKFNYLFVEFNGAMRSDTHPEVNAGWLDLSRDLAFSRRDRPTGARGEYQDSPNQDVADGGIVEKEEVADLVAWARLHHVNFVPEVPSLSHSYYLLTRHRELADLAQANWEWPDAYDPDNPATYRLYFDILDEIIEATGPSMVHIGHDEWRVPLGNTDADDAAARRTQYIADLNRIHRHLSDRKIRTAIYGDHLLESVRGDEFSEQKTKDGEHYRWPGGLTRRQVETEIPKDILVFNWFWRDGREGQGEFNDIAVEDLGFEQVLGNFEPYIINYERRSARRSIKGGVPSSWAATNEFNFAKDLLYDFIGCANLTWSTHWLPESRLADIVQHELPIVRRYLSGGPLPSECGDAVHPLAVARSAAFPKEEMRAGLNPNLFREGTVISGNLAFDIPDMDGAEGGFAAAVGVSGSKPIEMPSVSNPIPIGADASSLIFLHALARPSTNMFAYKYVYNQEDSSDLMGYYEVVYEDGFVATVPIRYGYNILEWSSGLRATPRNQCYGARAVELGKSPEKRVTFFALEWPNPRLGRKIREVRLHGTRNFRSAAKSGPEMSANVIFLSAVSIVKPRGFPEPVSARSAEKPE; this is encoded by the coding sequence ATGCTCCTTCTTCCAATTCGACTCAAGTCCGGATCTGTATTGATTGGCTGCCTCATCTGGTTCTTTGCGTGCAGATGTCCTGGCGCCGCTGAAAGTTTCGGGCCAGTTTTTCCCGTGCCCCAGGAGGTTGTGCCGGGAGTCGGTTCATTCAGGTTGGATGAGACCGTAACCCTGGCGGTTCCTGTCAACGCCAGGGCGCACGATCTGTTTCTGGCCCGGAGTCTCGCGGCGAATCTGGCGCAGTGGCGTGGAATCGCTGTGCGTACAGTAGTGACCGATCAATTGCCGGACAGCCGTGTCATTGTGATGGGTGGTCGGGAGAATCCATTGGTGAAACAGGCCGAGGATCGGTTCGGACTGATGAAGGGATCGCGTCCGCCGGGCGAAGGATACATCCTGGCGGTTCTTCCTGAAGCAATAGTGGTCGATGGCACGGATGACGCGGGCGCCTTCCACGGACTTCAGTCCCTGCGGCAGTTGCTGAACCATGCGGAGCCCAGCCTTGAACTGCCGGCGATCAGGATCCGGGATTGGCCATACAAGCCGATACGAGGAGTGAAGTTGTACCTGCCTGGGAGAGAAAACATCGCCTTCTTCAAGCGTTTCGTGGCCGATTTCATGGCTCTCTACAAATTCAATTATCTGTTTGTCGAATTCAATGGCGCGATGCGATCCGACACGCATCCAGAGGTGAACGCCGGCTGGCTGGACCTCTCCAGGGACCTTGCATTCAGTCGGAGGGATCGCCCAACGGGAGCACGTGGCGAGTATCAGGACTCGCCAAATCAGGATGTGGCGGATGGAGGGATTGTGGAAAAGGAGGAGGTTGCGGACCTGGTCGCCTGGGCAAGGCTCCACCATGTCAATTTTGTGCCGGAAGTTCCCTCGCTGTCCCACTCGTACTATCTCCTCACGCGCCACCGGGAACTGGCGGACCTCGCACAGGCGAACTGGGAGTGGCCGGATGCCTACGATCCGGACAATCCGGCGACCTACCGCCTCTATTTCGACATTCTTGATGAGATCATCGAGGCAACAGGACCCTCCATGGTCCATATTGGTCACGATGAATGGCGTGTCCCGCTTGGAAATACCGATGCGGATGACGCCGCCGCGCGCCGCACCCAGTACATCGCCGACTTGAACCGGATCCACAGGCATCTGTCGGACAGGAAGATCAGGACCGCGATCTACGGCGATCACCTGCTTGAGTCGGTGCGGGGTGACGAGTTTTCCGAGCAAAAAACCAAGGACGGCGAGCACTATCGCTGGCCCGGCGGGCTAACCCGCCGCCAGGTCGAAACCGAGATTCCAAAGGATATCCTTGTATTCAACTGGTTCTGGAGGGACGGCCGCGAAGGTCAGGGCGAATTCAACGACATCGCGGTTGAAGACCTGGGATTCGAGCAGGTCCTGGGAAATTTTGAGCCCTACATCATCAACTATGAGCGCCGCAGTGCGCGACGGAGCATCAAGGGAGGAGTACCGTCTTCGTGGGCTGCGACGAATGAATTCAATTTTGCGAAGGATCTTCTCTACGACTTCATCGGGTGCGCCAATCTCACATGGTCGACGCACTGGCTGCCGGAATCGAGGCTGGCAGACATCGTCCAACATGAATTGCCGATCGTGCGGCGTTATCTCAGCGGAGGCCCGCTGCCGAGCGAGTGCGGCGATGCTGTCCATCCCCTGGCGGTCGCACGGTCTGCTGCTTTTCCGAAGGAGGAAATGCGAGCGGGTTTGAATCCGAACCTTTTCCGAGAAGGAACAGTCATCTCCGGCAACCTGGCATTCGACATTCCGGACATGGACGGCGCCGAAGGCGGTTTTGCGGCAGCGGTGGGTGTTTCAGGCTCCAAGCCGATTGAAATGCCCTCGGTCTCCAATCCAATTCCGATCGGAGCTGATGCCAGCAGCCTGATTTTTTTGCACGCACTCGCCCGGCCGTCGACAAACATGTTTGCGTACAAGTACGTCTACAACCAAGAGGACTCCTCGGACCTGATGGGGTACTACGAGGTTGTCTATGAGGACGGCTTCGTTGCAACAGTCCCCATTCGCTACGGTTACAACATACTGGAGTGGTCATCGGGACTGCGTGCGACACCGCGCAATCAATGCTATGGAGCCCGGGCGGTCGAGTTGGGGAAGTCTCCAGAGAAGCGCGTTACCTTCTTCGCCCTGGAATGGCCCAATCCCCGGCTGGGCAGAAAAATAAGGGAAGTGCGTCTGCACGGAACCAGGAATTTCCGCAGTGCGGCGAAGAGCGGACCGGAGATGTCCGCCAACGTGATTTTCCTGAGCGCCGTCAGCATCGTGAAACCGCGCGGTTTTCCGGAGCCGGTTTCCGCCCGGTCAGCGGAAAAGCCTGAATAG
- a CDS encoding GntR family transcriptional regulator, which translates to MASQLQSDKAYSEIRRRILILEIRPEDRLKEEEWAGKLTVGRLAVREALTRLHGEGLVERGEKGGFFAAGMEPKDVIEIREVREILEVAAIRLARERISSEEIAEMETTCDDFAYMVRKGYHTGAWEADRRFHDLLVAASGNRRLLRAYEHCHIPLFQIRVGQSKEYIEDYEQTEQEHRAIVAALKVGKIDEAVDALRRHLTRGTNIVLEPNPEKAATP; encoded by the coding sequence ATGGCATCACAGCTTCAGTCGGATAAAGCGTACTCCGAGATTCGCCGCCGAATACTGATCCTGGAAATTCGACCAGAGGATCGGCTCAAGGAAGAAGAATGGGCCGGCAAACTCACTGTCGGACGCCTCGCCGTACGTGAAGCCCTTACGAGACTTCACGGGGAGGGCTTGGTCGAAAGGGGCGAAAAAGGCGGGTTCTTTGCCGCCGGCATGGAACCCAAGGATGTCATTGAGATACGCGAAGTCCGCGAAATCCTGGAGGTCGCGGCAATACGACTGGCCCGGGAGCGGATTTCCTCTGAGGAGATCGCGGAAATGGAAACCACCTGCGACGACTTCGCGTACATGGTCAGGAAGGGTTACCATACAGGTGCATGGGAGGCTGACCGTCGCTTTCACGATCTCTTGGTCGCGGCATCAGGAAACCGCCGGCTTCTCCGCGCGTATGAACACTGCCACATCCCTCTGTTCCAAATTCGCGTAGGACAGTCGAAGGAATACATCGAAGACTACGAACAGACCGAGCAGGAACATCGCGCGATAGTCGCTGCCTTGAAAGTCGGCAAAATTGACGAAGCCGTTGATGCCCTGCGACGCCATCTTACGCGCGGCACCAACATAGTGCTTGAACCAAATCCGGAAAAGGCGGCAACCCCCTGA
- a CDS encoding DeoR/GlpR transcriptional regulator, which produces MDASDGSAGRVRQIARLLMQVGPLTVADIAARFRISYATARRDGIQLAHSGQVVRKHGRLLPAVSVAGEQSFQARSTSQTGAKSQIAQRAVQLLPETGTIFVDAGTTCLEVGRLLLHRPGLRVATNSIPLMELAVDARASIIAIGGEVRKTSLALTGALMQPWMTGLHFDAAIIGTAGVELSTGAYTSEMNEAAIKSEALRRSNLRVLVADSEKWNRPSAVHFAPWSAFSAFVTNFEMVPDARRLLAGESVSVHRCW; this is translated from the coding sequence ATGGACGCATCAGATGGTTCGGCGGGTAGAGTTCGTCAGATTGCCAGGTTGCTGATGCAGGTAGGACCGCTGACTGTGGCTGACATAGCCGCGCGTTTCAGAATCTCCTACGCGACTGCCAGGCGGGATGGAATTCAGTTGGCCCATTCGGGTCAGGTGGTGCGGAAGCACGGCAGGCTCTTACCGGCGGTCAGTGTGGCTGGTGAGCAATCGTTTCAAGCACGCAGCACCTCACAGACTGGAGCCAAGTCTCAAATTGCACAGAGGGCGGTTCAGCTCTTGCCTGAGACCGGCACCATCTTCGTGGATGCTGGAACAACCTGTCTTGAGGTTGGACGCCTCTTGTTGCACCGCCCGGGACTTCGGGTCGCAACCAATTCAATTCCATTGATGGAGTTGGCGGTGGACGCCCGGGCGAGCATCATTGCAATTGGAGGAGAAGTTCGCAAGACCTCGCTCGCTCTGACCGGCGCCCTGATGCAGCCTTGGATGACTGGGCTTCACTTTGATGCGGCGATCATAGGCACCGCCGGCGTCGAACTTTCCACAGGTGCCTACACCAGCGAGATGAACGAAGCGGCCATCAAGTCGGAGGCCTTGCGGCGATCGAATCTGCGGGTGCTGGTGGCGGATTCAGAAAAGTGGAATCGTCCCAGTGCGGTTCACTTTGCCCCTTGGAGCGCATTCTCGGCCTTTGTAACCAACTTCGAGATGGTGCCGGACGCCCGAAGGTTGCTCGCAGGCGAGAGTGTGAGCGTCCACCGTTGTTGGTGA